The Methanococcoides methylutens DNA window CCCCGTCTTTGGGATTTCTGTTTCAGGGGATACTCGGTTCAGTATTTCAAGTATGATCTTGCTGGTAGTGCTGATCTTCCGGCAGTTAATAAAGACGGGAACAACATTGATCCCTTCTTTCTCAATGGTCCCGGTAAGCTGCTTTAGAACAAATCTCACAACAGTTGTCTTACCGGTTCCTTTATTTCCAGATATCAGGGCATTTATAGGTTCCCCATGGTGGAGTACTGGTCTGATCAGGGAAACTACGTCCTTTACCTGCTCTTCTCTTCCGACAAGCTGTTCCGGAAGATACTGTGGGGATAGCACAGACCTGTTCCTGAATATCCGTATTCCGTTTATTCCGAAAATATCATTCATGATGATTCCACTGATCTTATTCGATGCCACAGTATTCACTAACCTCTGCAAAAATGCCTTTGTAGAGGGTCATATATTCGTCTGTGGGTCTCATCTCATATTCCGACTTTACATTGTAACATTCTCTGAAAGGCTTACCTTCCGGAGCATGTGCCAGCAAGTTCTCATATTTTTTGTATATTTTTCGGACAGCTTCATCTGCTTCTGCAAGTGACAGGTTTGTGGCCATGTGTGCAACTTCTCCCATGAATCGGGATTCAAGTCCTGTGGAGTGGTCTGCACCTGCTCCGCGAGCCCCTACCGGTCCTATTAGCATGTCCCTTCCGGAAACAGTATCTCCAATGGCCTGTGCAGCGGTCTCATAGAACATCATGTCAGTGCAGCATCCTGCAAGGTTCCAGTAATATCGTGCTGTGTAGTGGTGCATGTTGCGTGAGACTGCAATAGAAGATATGTTAGATCCCCACATGATTTCCTTTGTTGAGGATGAATTTGTATTCACATGCACGGCACCTGACACGTGCACACTTGCACCGGTGAGTATCTTCGACTGGATGGTCTCTGCTACATCAACGATAGCAAGTCCTTCAGGTGTGCCTATACCTGTTCCTCCAAAGACTGGACATTGTCCGCTCAGGAAATGATTGCCATGTTCAAGGTGGAATATGGACTTGTAGAATGTCTCATAGTCAGTTTTAAGCTCATCCAGCTGATATACTTCCTGAACATCTGCACTGGAATAAAGTTCATCAGAAGATACCAGCATATATGCTGGCGAGATTGTTGGTGTTCCCGGCCCCATCAATGCAAGGCCTTCACGTCCTGCAAGTTTTGTTGCAAGCCTCTCCTCTCTCGCTTCTTTTAGGGCGGCAAGCATCTCGAAAGGTGTTTTACCGCGTATTCCTTTTCCCCCCATCTTTTCCAGGGCGCCTGCATAGAGACCCTGCACTATGGGCTCCATGGCTGAGCTTAAGTGAACTTCAAGGAAGTTCTCCTCGGAAACCGTACCTCCCATGGGACCCCCGATTATGACTGGTGGTTCAGAGTCCATTGTGTATCTGAATGGAACTATGACCTTTTCCTTCAGCCTTCCGATCTCAAGCATCTCGGAGGTGTTCAGGGCTTTGATGATATCCTCTTCGTCTATCTTTATTGTTTTCTTGGTGTCGATACAATAGATTCCCTGGGATGTCAAAAGCTGGACCGCAGCTTCAAATACCGAGTCTGCAAGGCTCGTATCAGTTGGTACGATACTCTCGCCATCATATTTGATATCATATTCCTCTGCCAGTTCCTGTGATCTCATAAACACTTCCATGTCATGTTTTTCTTCGGCCTTTTCTTCCCCTGTGGTGGCATATTTGAGGTATTTGTAGATATTGTTCATAATATTGACTCCTTTGTTTTTCATTCGTGGTTTTATTTTTGTTTTATGACAATTCCATGCAAATGCAGTATATACCTTAATTGACATGGAACTTCTTATATAGTTTTCCATTTTTTCCGCTTTGTCCGAAAAATCGATTTGTCCGAATATTCAAACTTTTGTCCGAATATTCATGTTTTTGTCCGATAATTCACATTTTTGACCGAAAAATGATTCAAATAGATGCAAAGTTGTTGATGTTTTCCCATGGAGATTACCAAAACCAGGATCACATCCAGTTGACAAAAGTCCGTTAGCTCCTACTCTTATATTCTACATTTTTTAAGCAAATGCGCTATTGGTTCAACATCTATATTCACACAGTTAACATATTTATCCGATGTATTCATATACACCCAATTAAAATATATTGTCAATGTTGGGGAGTTGTAATAGATGCAAATAAAATCATACCGTATATTTTGCATTGCAATGGTAATTGGTTTTTTGACTATGGTCACAGGTAGTGCGGTGGCAGATACGATTATTGTCGGCGATAGTGGGATTGCAGATTATACTACCATACAAGCAGCCATCGACGCTGCAAACAATGGTGATACTATCCTTGTTAATCCTGGGAAGTATTCAGAAAACGTTGATGTAGATAAGGAGTTAACAATAATAGCAGAATCTGGAAATCCAGATGATACGACTGTTCAAGCCGTAAACCCAGATGATCCTGTATTTCATGTAACTGTAAATAACGTGACAATCAGCGGATTTAATGTGACAGGTGCTAATGGCACTGAAAAAAACAGTCCTGCCTATGGAATATATCTTGAGGGTGCTCCTCAATTTGTTATCGCTAATGATGGCGAAGTCCAGAGTTGTATCATTACTAACAATAGATTGTTCAACAATAGCATAGGTGTCTGTTTGGAGGACTCCAGCAACAATATACTGAGTAATAATACTGCATCAGGCAACGATTTTGCCATTTTTTTGTCGAGTTCCAACAACAGTGAACTGAGCAATAATGATGTGGTGAACAACTATGGTGGCATTGCTATGCTTGGAGGCTCTAATAACACATTTAACAATAACAACATTTCGAACAACAGTTATGGTATTGTTTTGGTCATTTATAGCAACAACAATACGTTTATCAATAACAGAGCTTCGGACAACGAATATGGTATCTACATTAGAGAAGCCTCAAATCTCACGCTTATAAATAACACTGCAAGCTTCAACAAACGTGACGGTATCTACCTTGATCGTTCCTATTACAATGTGCTGGAAGGCAACACAGCAAATTCAAACGGAGAACATGGAATCTATCTTAATGATTTTTCCTGGGGCAATTATCTGGGAAACAACACTGCTTCGAATAATGAGCATGGCATCCTGTTGTATTATTACAGCGACCATAACTCATTGATCAATAATACTGTAAATTCGAACGAACAATATGGTATCTATCTGAATGAAACCAGTAACAACAGTATCGAGGGAAACACTGCAAACTCGAACAAAGTGCATGGGATATACCTGAAGTCTTCCACATTTAACATCATCATTAATAATACTGCAAACTTGAATGGCTATCACGGCATCAATCTCAATCAATCCAATAATAAAAGAGTGAATACCAATGTCGTAACACACGATTTCAAATATTGCAAGTTCCTTGAAGATTCCAGTAACAATAACACTGTGAGTGGAAATTATTTGATTGACAATGGCAAAGGTCTCGTTGCAAATGTTTCTGAAAATAACATTGGTATCAACTATATCAACGATAGGGGAATTGCTGAAATGCCTTTCATCAGTTCCGTGTTGACCTTGATCATGTTGGGAATTGCATTTATGATTATGAGAAGAGAATGAGATGTGTCGGGCTTAATTAAAAAACTGTTGAGAGGGTGACAGTTAAAACAAGGGAGATTGGCGTTTTTACTTTTTGACCGAAAATTTATGTTGTTGTCCGATAAATACCCTATTTTTCGGACAAAGCAGATTTGACGTTGAGTTATGTGCTTTAGTAGTGGTTGTTGAACATAAATATTATTGGTGACCGAGAGCCTGTAAGAGTCTATCTATTACATCAGGATCCATTTGCTTCAGAGATTCACCGTCATTGACAACCTTGTGAGTGAACTCTTCAATGTCTGATTCAGAGAGTATATCAGGTTCTTTTTCCTTCTGTTTATCGACTAACTGCTGGGCTTTTGTTTCATGATATTCCTGGACTGCGTCATACAGTTCATCATCAATTTTACCGATCAATGAAATAACCGCATCATACCGTGTTTCTATCGATTGGTCAAACAATTTATGCATCATTACGGCTTTGGCTTCCAGTTCAATTTTGTTTTGCACATTTTCTTTTTCATCGTTTCGTGGCCTGTTCCAGTAGGACGATTTACATTTGGGACATACACGCGGTTCTTTGGGAGATGAGGATTTCCACTCATAGTTACATCGATAACAGTGATTGCCCTTTATCCAGACATTATATCCTTCTTCACTTAATTTTATGAAGTCAATGTTGCTCATACTACTATGTTCATTTTAAGGATATATACCATTTACGGATATATTATTTTTCAAATCCGTGTTTAGATTGCGATTTTACCCAATTACATGTCAGAATGTTTTGAAAAGTAAACCTTATATTTGAGTACGTACTACCAATAACTATGCCTGATAGTAATATATTATTAGGTATAGTCGATTTATCGATGATTATTTAGGAGATAAATATGATGGATGAAAAACATTCAAAAAAGAATACAATTAAACATGAACAAGGTAAACTAAAACCAATCCCAAAGTAGAAAAGTTCGAGTGGAACTGAATGTGATAACGATATCGCAATTGATCCATTGGAATCTATAAAAAGCAATCTTGGGGAGATTGTGGAAGAGTGCATGGAACATTTCATGGAAATCGGTTCACAATACCCACAAGAACTCATTGAAAATAATGAAATGATTAACGGTCATCAAAATGCTGCCTCCAGAAAAAGATCTATTGACCAAAGAAGAAAAATGAAAGGATTGTTACTTGCAAAAAAGAAGAATGTAAGTGAAACAAAGTCTGGTTGGATAGTAAAAGGCAGCCATGGGTCCAAGCATTTAGTTACCATCAATTCTGAAGGGCACTATTCATGTAGCTGTGAAGATTTTCGAAATAGCAATTACGTATGTAAACACATACATGCAGTAAGAGCAGTAGAAAGTGGAATTATTCTCCCATCTATATCAACATTGGAAAAACAATTGAATAGCCTGCGTCCACACATAAAGGAGTGCACACAAAACTGGTCTGCGTACACCAATGCACAGAGTTCCGAAGAAAGACTGCTTTTTGAAATCTTGAAAAACATATGTTCAATGATCATAGAACCCACTGAGAAAAAACGTGGAAGACCAACCATCCCAATTCAGGATGCTATTATTGCAATGGTATGTAAGGTATATAGTATGAAATCGGGGAGACGTGCGGAACATGATATTGAAATTGCATATGAAAAAGGATACATAAGTCGGAAACTGCGTCATACTACAGTATCAGATTATATGATAAAGCCCGAGATGACATCAATATTAACAGCATTGATTGAACTCGTGAGTACACCATTTATCAACATTGAAACAACATTTGCAATGGATTCATCAGGATTTTCCACAAAAAAACACGAGCCTTGGAAACAATTTAAGTATGGAATAGAAACCAAGAAACGAAAATGGTTGAAAGCTCATATAAATGTCGGCGTTAAGACAAATATCATAGCAGCAGTAGCCATAACTGATAGTAATGAAACAGACCAGAATAAATTTGAACAACTATTCACTGCCACTTTAGAAAATTTCCATGTTGATGAACAAATGGCAGATGGTGCATACTGTACTCGAGACATCTTTGAAGCAATTGATGGAAGTGGAGCCAAACCTTTCATCCCGTTCTCAGATCATTCAACAGGTAACCCCAAGGGTGTCTGGGTATGGACAGAGATGTATGAGCTTTTCCAGCAAAACAAAATAGAGTTTCTCAAGCATTATCACAAAAGGAACAACGTAGAAACCACATTTCATATGCTAAAATCTAAATTTGGTGAAACACTAAAAAGCACATCTGAAAGTGGACAGGTCAACGAAATTCTCTGTAAGATCCTTTGTCACAATATCTGTGTGTTCATTCACGAACTCTATGAATTAAATGTGTCAATTGATGATCTGTTCGAAAAAAAGCAGAGTATGCCATTCATGCATGTTGTTAATAATAAGGGAATACATGTGAGCTATTCTCACTAACATTATTTCTTGAAATGAATCACGCTGAAGGTGATTCATTTAATTCGCTTTTTAATTTGAATTTGGATTAACAACAAGCATTACGTCATGCGAACCTACCATTTTTCCTAAGAGCTATAGCCAAAAACATAGGGCAAATATTGGTATTTCTTAGCTTGTCCGAAAATTCGGGTTGTTGTCCGAAAAATCGATTTGTCCGATAATTCACATTTTTGTCCGAAAAATCGTATTTTTGACCGATAAATACACGATTTTTGGTCAAAGCGAAAAGCATCATAAAAACTTTATACCCGTAACATTTACTAAATATTATGGGAACGCTAAAAATTACAATATTAGTTTCATTATGCATAATTTCATCGCTTTTTCTAGGTTGTGTTGAAGATTCAACTGTAAGTACAAATGCTACATTAAATACAGAATCAGTCGATGATTATGATATTGCAGCTGCAAACAATGCTTTTGCTTTTGATATGTATTCAATGATTAAGAATGAAGATGAAAATATCTTCTTTTCACCATACAGCATCTTCACCGCGATGGCTATTTGCTATGATGGTGCTGAAGGTTCCACAAAAGAGCAAATCTCAAATGTGTTTTACTATCCTCTCAGCAAACCTGTTCTCGAAATAAGTTCAAAAGAGATGATAGATACAATCAATTCTGACAATGATAACTATGATCTTAATACGGCAAATGCTCTCTGGATACGAAAGAATTATCCTTTAAATAAACAGTTTGAATATAACTTGAATGCCTATTATGATGGAAAAGTAACAAATGTAGATTTTAGCAATGAACCAGAAAAGTCTAAAGACACCATCAATGAATGGGTTTCAACAAACACCAATGGCAAGATCGAGGACATAATTTCGGATGAAATGATAGATCCCCACAACACAGCCATGATCATTACAAATGCAATTTACTTTAAAGGAAAATGGGTCAATGAGTTTGACGTAGGCGATACCCACAAGGAACTATTCTATAAGTCATCTTCAGACAAAGAAGGAACTCTCATAGATATGATGTATGCAAGGTAGTATTTTAATTACAGTGAAAACGACGATGCAAAAATAGTAGAACTGCCTTACAAGGGTAAAGATCTATGTATGTATATTGTTCTTCCTAAAGAGAATAATATTGGAGATTTTGAAAACAGATTTGTGCTTTCTGATTATAATAAACTCAAGTCAACTATAGATTTCGAAAAGGATGTAAGGATCTGGTTACCCAAATTCAAATTTGATACAAAAACTGAATTATCAAATACACTGAGAGATATGGGAATGGCAGAAGCTTTTACGGACAACGCAAATTTCTCAAGTATTTATGATAGCCAGAAGGTGTCAGATGATTACGGTTTGTCCATAGATGATGTGGTTCATCAGACATTTATCGAAGTGAATGAAAAGGGCACTGAGGCAGGAGCAGCGACTGCTATTGAAGCAGTTGACAGTGCACATATGCCAGGACAAATAATGGAATTCAAGGCCGATCATCCTTTCATGTTCTTTATTGAAGATAAGAGAACAGGATGTATCCTCTTCATGGGAAAAGTCGAGAATCCTGAATATGAGGAAATGTCATAATGACATTTTCTCAATATAATTTTCATCTTCAGTCTAAGATCATCATTCCTTCACTAATTGACCGAATAATACTGATTTTGTCCGAATATTCATGATTCTGTCCGATAAATACCCTCTTTTTCGGACAAAGCGCATTTTTTCAGCTTCTAACCATAATTGACATGGAAAACTCTTCTGTTATTATGCCTGGTTATTTGATATTTTTAACAGGTGGATGAAAAACGCAGAATACTTTCACCCCGCTTGGCAGTCCTTAATATATTCAGAAGTAATACTGGTAATTGAGGTGAAATATATGGATGATTTCTTTACAGAATTAGTAAACAGGGCAAGATACTATGAACAATTCGAAGAATTCGTAAGAGCACACAAATGAGCTCGTTTAAGTACTGGCCGTAGTTCCTCCATCCCGTCAGGATTGTTTACTTTCGCTGCGGCCCTCTTTTTTAAATTGTTTTTCTGTTGAATAATTCCTGTTTACTTCTGTTTTGATGTATCCGAATGTGTTCGGTGATCAATA harbors:
- a CDS encoding monomethylamine:corrinoid methyltransferase, translating into MNNIYKYLKYATTGEEKAEEKHDMEVFMRSQELAEEYDIKYDGESIVPTDTSLADSVFEAAVQLLTSQGIYCIDTKKTIKIDEEDIIKALNTSEMLEIGRLKEKVIVPFRYTMDSEPPVIIGGPMGGTVSEENFLEVHLSSAMEPIVQGLYAGALEKMGGKGIRGKTPFEMLAALKEAREERLATKLAGREGLALMGPGTPTISPAYMLVSSDELYSSADVQEVYQLDELKTDYETFYKSIFHLEHGNHFLSGQCPVFGGTGIGTPEGLAIVDVAETIQSKILTGASVHVSGAVHVNTNSSSTKEIMWGSNISSIAVSRNMHHYTARYYWNLAGCCTDMMFYETAAQAIGDTVSGRDMLIGPVGARGAGADHSTGLESRFMGEVAHMATNLSLAEADEAVRKIYKKYENLLAHAPEGKPFRECYNVKSEYEMRPTDEYMTLYKGIFAEVSEYCGIE
- a CDS encoding NosD domain-containing protein; this translates as MQIKSYRIFCIAMVIGFLTMVTGSAVADTIIVGDSGIADYTTIQAAIDAANNGDTILVNPGKYSENVDVDKELTIIAESGNPDDTTVQAVNPDDPVFHVTVNNVTISGFNVTGANGTEKNSPAYGIYLEGAPQFVIANDGEVQSCIITNNRLFNNSIGVCLEDSSNNILSNNTASGNDFAIFLSSSNNSELSNNDVVNNYGGIAMLGGSNNTFNNNNISNNSYGIVLVIYSNNNTFINNRASDNEYGIYIREASNLTLINNTASFNKRDGIYLDRSYYNVLEGNTANSNGEHGIYLNDFSWGNYLGNNTASNNEHGILLYYYSDHNSLINNTVNSNEQYGIYLNETSNNSIEGNTANSNKVHGIYLKSSTFNIIINNTANLNGYHGINLNQSNNKRVNTNVVTHDFKYCKFLEDSSNNNTVSGNYLIDNGKGLVANVSENNIGINYINDRGIAEMPFISSVLTLIMLGIAFMIMRRE
- a CDS encoding transposase produces the protein MESIKSNLGEIVEECMEHFMEIGSQYPQELIENNEMINGHQNAASRKRSIDQRRKMKGLLLAKKKNVSETKSGWIVKGSHGSKHLVTINSEGHYSCSCEDFRNSNYVCKHIHAVRAVESGIILPSISTLEKQLNSLRPHIKECTQNWSAYTNAQSSEERLLFEILKNICSMIIEPTEKKRGRPTIPIQDAIIAMVCKVYSMKSGRRAEHDIEIAYEKGYISRKLRHTTVSDYMIKPEMTSILTALIELVSTPFINIETTFAMDSSGFSTKKHEPWKQFKYGIETKKRKWLKAHINVGVKTNIIAAVAITDSNETDQNKFEQLFTATLENFHVDEQMADGAYCTRDIFEAIDGSGAKPFIPFSDHSTGNPKGVWVWTEMYELFQQNKIEFLKHYHKRNNVETTFHMLKSKFGETLKSTSESGQVNEILCKILCHNICVFIHELYELNVSIDDLFEKKQSMPFMHVVNNKGIHVSYSH